The genomic DNA GCTTGTGTAGACATAATTGATCGACCAAGTCTGTCAAAAAGCTGCACACCTAGTTCTTCCTCAAGAGTAGAGATATGAGCACTTATCGTTGGCTGTGAAAGAAAAAGATCTCTTCCAGCCTTAGAAAAGCTTTTTAATTCATAAACTTTACAAAAAGCTTCAAGTCTTCTTAGGTCCATACTGATCCCTCTCATCGAAAATATCTATAACCATAGACAAAAAAAAGGGACGGAATAAATTCCGTCCCTTTTGAAGAGCATAATTTATGCTTCCTGAGCTTCCTTTACAGGAGTCTCAGTTGCTTCAGCTGTAACAGCTTCAGCGCGTTTTGTAAGTTCGATGATAACCATAGGAGCGCAATCGCCCTTACGTGGCTCAGCGAGCTTGATAATACGGGTGTAACCACCGCCGCCGCCAATAAAGCGAGGGCCGATTTCATCAAAGAGCTTCTGAACGAGCTGGTGATTCTCAAGAGTCTTGTATGCAAGACGTCTAGAGTGCAAGTCGTTACGGAGAGCAAGGGTGATAAGTTTTTCTGCAAAACTTCTCAATTCCTTTGCCTTAGGCTCAGTGGTACGCATATGTTCATAAGTCAACAGTGAGCGGACCATGTTACGGAACATGGCTTTCCTGTGGGAACCGGTCCTATTGAACTTTCTTCCTGACTTTTTATGCCTCATTTTTCTCTTTCCTCTTCAGCCATTCCTGATGCTTTTTGTCGAAATCCTCTAAAGGCATCCCGAACTTGAGCTCCATACTGTCAAGGACTCTACGGATTTCGTCGAGAGACTTACGTCCGAAGTTCTTGGTCTTAAGCATGGCCTGCTCTGTTCGCTGAACAAGTTCGCCAACAATTCGAATGTTAGCAGCCTTGAGGCAGTTAGTCGCACGAACTGATAATTCAAGTTCATCGATACTTTTGAACAGATTAGGGTTCAAATCAAGATCACTTTCCTTAGACTCTTCTTGTTCAGAGCCCATTTCATCAAAATTGATGAAGACAGAAAGTTGTTCCTTAAGAATTTTGGCGCTATATGCAACCGCATCTTCAGGAGTGACGGAACCATCAGTAAAGACTTCAAGTACAAGCTTATCAAAGTTAGTCATTTGTCCGACACGAGCCTGCTCTACACTGTAAGCTACCTTACGAATTGGAGAGAAGGTTGAATCAGTCTGAATATGACCAATCTCAGTTGCTAAGCCTTCATGCATATCGGCAGGAACGTATCCCTTACCCATACGAATCTCGAAAGTCATATCGAGTACCATTTTCTCAGAGAGAGTCGCAATAGTCTGCTCAGGATTGAGGACTTTAACGTTCTGGTTTTCCTGAATATCAGCTGCGGTGACGACACCCTGCTTATTAACCGAAAGGCTAAGGAACTGGGGTTCATCAGTAGTCATTGCGAATCTAATCTGTTTGATGTTCAGCACGACTTCAGTGACATCTTCCATCACACCCTCAATGGTAGTGAATTCGTGCTGTACGCCTTCTATCTTAACAGCAACCACAGCTGCTCCTTGCATTGAAGAAAGGAGTACCCGACGAAGGGAGTTGCCTATGGTTGTGCCAAATCCACGCTCCAAGGGTTCACAAATGAACTTCCCATAAAGCTCGTTGGACTTGGAATCGCGCACAAGCTGTTCCGGCTTTACCAGCTCGGCCCAGTTGCGTGTATTGATGAGTTTGTCACCGTCTTGAATAAGCATGCACTAATCCTTCTTATTTGGAGTACAGCTCGACAATCAGCTGTTCGTTGATAGGGAACTGTATGTCTTCCCTAGTCGGCATCGCTTTTACTTCGCCTTTGAAAGCTGCACCGTCGGACTCAAGCCACTCTGGGCAACCGCGACGAGCAATAACTTCCTGAGCTTCGAGAATAACCGGTATCTTACGGGCTTCATCACGAACCTCAATGACATCACCGGGGCTTACCTGCATGGAAGGAATGTTAACACGTCTTCCATTCTTTTTGAAAATGCCGTGTCTCACAAGCTGGCGAGCCTGATTGCGAGAGTTAGCGAATCCCAAGCGGTAAATAGTGTTGTCGAGGCGACTTTCAAGTATAATGAGGAGATTCGCACCAGTAACCCCTTTCATGGAGTCTGCGCGCTTAAAATAACCGCGAAACTGCCCTTCAAGGATACCGTACATGCGACGCACTTTCTGCTTCTCTCGAAGCTGAATAGCGTAGTCACTCATTTTCTTTCTCATGCGTCCTGCAATACCAGGGGCGTATGGACGACGTTCATATGAACACTTATCAGTAAAGCAGCGATCGCCTTTGATGAAGAGTTTTTCCCCTTCTCTACGGCAAAGTCTGCATTTTGCTTTTGTATATCTAGCCAAGGTTATTCTCCTGCGAACGTTAGACCCTGCGGCGCTTCGGCGGACGACAGCCGTTGTGCGGTATGGGCGTGATATCGCGAATGAAGTTCACCTTCATACCGATGTTACCGATGGCGCGCATAGCAGCCTCACGACCGGAACCGGGGCCTTTTACAAAAATACCCACGGTACGCATACCCTGGTCCTGAGCTTTTCTAGCGGCGGTTTCAGCAGCTACCTGAGCAGCAAAGGGAGTAGATTTTCTAGATCCCTTGAAACCGGATGCACCAGAAGTGGCCCAGCTGATTACGTTACCTTTTAAATCAGTGAAGGTAATTATAGTATTATTAAATGTTGCTTTAACGTGAGCGAGGCCCACAGGAACATTCTTTTTCTCTTTTTTCTTGCCGGAACGGCGAGGTCTAGCCATACCATTCTCTCCAGATGAGTTGAATTTATATCAGCAGCGAAATGACCTGATCAAAATCTGGCCCTAAATCTGCGGATGATCTTAATTATTTCTTCTTCCTACTCATTACTGAGCGACGTGGACCTTTGCGGGTCCTTGCGTTGGTTTTGGAGCTCTGTCCGCGTACGGGCAGTCCGCGACGATGGCGGAGTCCACGGTAACTTCCAATGTCCATCAAGCGCTTAATATCAGCAACTTGATTGCGACGGAGGTCACCTTCAACTTTATAGTTATCTTCAAGTTCTTTACGAATGGTATTGACCTGTTCACCACTAAGGTCATCAGTTTTCAATGTCCAATCGATACCTACGGTATCAAGAATCTTGAGTGCAGTTGTGCGACCTACTCCAAAGATGTAAGTCAGTGCAATATCCAAACGCTTATTTTTCGGAAGGTCTACTCCAGCGATACGAGCCACAGGTATACCTCTCTATCCTTGACGCTGTTTGTGTCTTGGGTTTTCACATATCACCCTAAGAACACCTTTGCGTCTGATTACTTTGCATTTGGGACAAATCTTCTTAACAGATGGTCTTACTTTCATGACCGTCTCCACTAATGCAGTTTAACAGTTAACCAATCGGGAGCTAGCCGACGGTGGGCCAATGATGTCTCAATTACCCGGCTAAAAGGAAATTGAGCGCATGCCTAGTCTTCCGTTGCCTCGAAATTTAGAAAGTGACTTATACAGAACTAAATCACAAAAATCAAGCCCTGTAGAGTATTTATATAAAAATTATGACTGACTCAATATAATCGGACCATCTGAAGTAATAGCAATGGTGTGCTCAAAATGGGCAGACAGCTTTCTATCTTTGGTTACTGCGGTCCACTTATCAGATAGAACTTCTATCTCATATGATCCTTCAGTAACCATCGGTTCGATGGCTATGACCATTCCCGTTCTGAGGTTAACTCCAGGCATACCGGTTGGCACAAAGTTAGGAACTTCGGGCTTTTCATGTAGATTGCGACCAATCCCATGACCGACAAACCTTCGAACAACACCAAATCCGTTTTCTTCACTATGCTCCTGCACCGCACGAGAAACATCATAAAGATTATTTCCCGGATGAGCCATGGAAATCCCCTTCATCAGGGATTCACGGGTAACATCAAGTAGTTTTTGAGCCGTAGCAGAAATTGTTCCAACAGGATAAGTACGAGCAGAGTCTCCAAAAAAACCTTTGTAGACAACACCCATATCTATACTGACAATATCGCCCTCATTAAGAATTCGTTCATTGGAAGGAAATCCATGAACTACTTCTTCATTTACTGAGCAACATAAAACAAAAGGAAAACCATGATACCCTTTGAAGGCTGGAACAACTCCAAAATCTTCACAGGCTTTACCAGCTATATCTTCTAATGACATAGTTGTAATACCAGGTTTAATTGCATCACCAAGCATATCTAAGACCGTAGAAACAAGACGATTGGCCTCACGCATGAGGCCAATCTCTTTTTCATTCTTGAGGTAAATCCCTCTGTACTTTTTCAAAGCTCTTACCTGCCTTTAACCTTGCTTCCCTTACCCATGAGTCCGTCATATTGACGTGAAATCAAGTAGGATTCAATCTTGCCCATAAAGTCCATGGCAACACCAACTACAATCAACAGAGCTGTTCCTCCAAAATAAAAAGGAACATTAAACTGCGAGATTAACAACATAGGAAGTACACAGATGGCTGCGACATAAATGGATCCCCAGAGGGTAATCCGTGCAAGAACCCGATCAATATGCTCACGAGTTTTAACACCCGGGCGTATACCAGGGATAAAGCCACCCTGTTTCTGAATATTTTCTGAAATCCCTTTAGGATCAAAAATGATCGCAGTATAGAAGTAACAGAAAAAGATAATCAGGGATATAAAAACGATATTGTATATCACAGAGTCAGGCGTAAAATACGCAGACATCTTAGATAACCATTCGTTGTTTGAGAAACTAGCCAAGGTAGAAGGAAATAGTAGAATACTAGATGCAAAGATGGGAGGAATAACACCAGCGGTGTTAATTCTAAGTGGCAGATGTGTTGTCTGACCACCCATCATTTTGCGTCCCATCATGCGTTTTGCATAATGGATAGGTATTCGACGTTGCCCTCTTTCCATAAAGACGATAAATGCGAGGATAGCGACCATAAATGCTAAGATAAAAATAAGCAGGAAGAGAGTAATCTCACCAGCTTGCATTAATCTTACGGTATTATAAATGGCAGATGGTAATCCAGCCACGATACCTGCAAAGATGATCATAGATATGCCATTTCCAATACCTTTCTCGGTCATTTGTTCACCGAGCCACATAAGAAAGACAGTACCTGCAGTTAAAGTAATTATAGTAATAAGACGGAAGGACCACCCAGCTGCAAGAACAACAGGTGTACCAGTGGGACTAACCATACTTTCAAGTCCCATGGCAATACCAAACCCCTGTACGATAGTAATCAATACAGTTGCATATCTGGTATACTGTGTGATCTTTTTACGCCCTTGAGCTCCTTCCTGGCTAAGCCGCTTAAGGTCAGGGCTTACTACATTAAGAAGTTGTATAATAATAGACGCGGATATATAAGGCATAATCCCTAACGCGAATATGGACATATTACTCAACCCGCCACCGGAAAACATGTCAAACATGCCGAAGAGAGTGTTAGAAACACTCTCAAAGAAATCGGCTAATGCTGCGCTGTCTACGCCAGGGACCGGGATATGAATCCCGATCCGGTAGACAGCCAGAAGAGCAAAAGTCCAAAGGATTTTTTTCTTCAGTTCCGGCAGTCGGGAAAGATTATCAACTCCAGCAGTTGCCACGATTATCCTTCCAGGGCTTTGGCCGTTCCTCCGGCCTTGGTGATTTTTTCAGATGCAGACGCGCTGAAACGGTGTGCTTCGATAGTAATCGCAGCAGTAACCTCTCCCATTCCAAGAATCTTTACGAGACCGTTCTTTTTGCAAAGACCACGTTCGTAAATATCCTGAAGAGATATTTCAGTTTTGCCTTCAAATGCTCCAAGAAGCTGACCTAAGTTCAGAGCTACATACTCTTCACGGAAAGGATTCTTGAAACCACGCTTAGGTAAACGACGAGCAAGAGGCATCTGTCCACCTTCGAACCAGGCAGGAACACCACCGCCAGAACGTGCGTTCTGACCCTTATGACCCTTTCCTGAGGTACCCCCAGTTCCGGATCCGCCGCCGCGACCTATGCGCTTGCGATTTTTACGTTCCTCTGGGAACGGATATAATTCATGCAGCCTCATGATTCAGTTACCTCCACAAGGTGGGAAACTTTATTGATCATGCCTCGGATTACGAGGTTATCTTCAAAGCTTCTCTCTTGCCTGATCTTGCGCAGTCCCATAGCAATAAGTGTCTTGCGCTGTTTAGGATTGCAACCGATCTTGCTGCGAATAAGTTTTACTTTAAGCATAGTAAGTACTCCTACTTTCTGGGAGTCACAACTTTCTTCCCGCGGAGCACAGACACTTCTTCTGCGCTACGCAGTGAAGCAAGTCCGGCAATAGTTGCGCGAAGGACATTATGCGGATTATTAGTGCCGATAGCCTTTGTAAGGATATCGTGAACGCCTACTACTTCTAAAACCGCACGCACAGGTCCACCGGCAATAATACCAGTACCCTTTGATGCAGGTTTAAGCATAACACGTCCAGCACCGTAACGGCCCAGTACTTCGTAAGGAAGTGTTCCGTCGAGAAGAGGCACGGTGATCATATCTTTCCGTGCTCTTTCAGAAGCTTTTCTAATAGCTTCAGGAACTTCGTTAGCCTTACCAAGTCCGAAACCGACTTGACCTTTACCGTCACCTACCACAACCAGGGCACTGAAGGAGAACCTTCTTCCGCCCTTTACCACTTTAGCGACTCGGTTGAGATAAACGATTTTTTCAATCAGACCTAGATCATTCTGTTCCATGGAGATTCCCATAAGTTTAGAATTTCAGGCCGCCCTCACGAGCGCCGTCTGCAAGAGCCTTGACTCTGCCGTGATAGATATATCCGCCACGGTCGAAGACGACCTTGTCGATATTCAGTTCCTTAGCCTTGGCAGCTATATCCATACCAACAGCTTCAGCGGTCTTACGGGTGAGCTTCACAGCTTCATCACCCTTAGAAAGAGCACATGAAGAGGATGCTGTCATGGTTTTGCCAACAAGATCATCTACGAGCTGAGCGTAAATGTGCTTGTTTGAACGGAAAACAACGAGACGCGGACGAGAAGCTGTTCCACTGATCTTTTTACGGATGCGGATCTTCTTGCGGCGTCTTGTCTGTTCTTTAGTCATTTTCATGGCTGTACCCTATTATTTACCGGACTTACCGGCTTTACGTCTGATCTGTTCATCAATGTACTTGATACCCTTGCCTTTGTAAGGCTCAGGTGGTCGTACGCGACGAACTTGTGCTGCAACTTCGCCAACGAGTTGTTTATCAACTCCGCTGACAGTTAGCTTGCTACCTTCTGCTTTGGCTTCTATGCCAGCAGGAAGCGGGAACTGAACTGGGTGTGAAAATCCTACATTAAGTATGATATTCTTACCCTGTACAGATACCTTATAACCGACACCAATTACTTCCAATGTTTTTGAAAAGCCGTTTGCGACTCCTTCAATACAGTTGAAAAGCAGTGTGCGATGCAGGCCATGTTGTGCACATTCCTGGCGAGTTTCGCCAGACCTCATTACCTCTACCACTCCATCGGCTACTTTGTAGCTGATCATTGAGTGGATAGGAGTGGAAATAGATCCTTTAGGACCTTTGACGGAAACTGAATCAGTTCCGACAGTAACTTCCACACCTGAAGGTATATCGATAGGTTTTTTTCCAATTCTGGACATCTTAAACCCTCTCTACCAGATTTCGCACAAGAGCTCGCCACCGACGTTCAAGTCTTTCGCCTTGACTCCGTCAACTACGCCCTTTGAAGTGGAAAGTATGCAAATCCCTAGTCCATTAAGGACACTGGGAATATCTTCAACGCCTACAAATACACGCCGGCCGGGTGTGCTGATTTTTTTCATACCGCTAATAAGCGATTTTCCATCAACATACTTAAGATTAACAGTGATATCTTTTTCTTCAGTTGTGAAGTCTACGATATAACCTTCATCTTTAAGAATACCCGCAATAGCGGTTTTGATTTTTGACCCGGGAATGAACACGGACTTATGATAAGCTCCGTGTGCATTACGAATACGAGTCAGCATATCGGCGATTGGATCGACAACAGGCATTTTAAACTCCTTATATTACCAGCTGGCTTTACGCACGCCGGGAAGTTCACCCGCGAGGGCCTTTTCCCTGAAACAAATACGGCATACGCCATATTTCCGCAGGAATGCACGTGGACGTCCACATATTGGACATCTATTATATCCGCGCACTTTGAACTTTGGTTTACGTCGAGCCTTAACTTTTAACGCTGTTCTGGCCACACTGACCTCCTATTTCTTGAAGGGCATTCCAAGAAGCTCTAGGAGCATCTTGCCTTCTTTGTCAGTTTTAGCAGTAGTGACAATCGTCACGTTCATCCCTTTGGTGAGCTCGAT from Maridesulfovibrio frigidus DSM 17176 includes the following:
- the rplQ gene encoding 50S ribosomal protein L17 is translated as MRHKKSGRKFNRTGSHRKAMFRNMVRSLLTYEHMRTTEPKAKELRSFAEKLITLALRNDLHSRRLAYKTLENHQLVQKLFDEIGPRFIGGGGGYTRIIKLAEPRKGDCAPMVIIELTKRAEAVTAEATETPVKEAQEA
- a CDS encoding DNA-directed RNA polymerase subunit alpha; this encodes MLIQDGDKLINTRNWAELVKPEQLVRDSKSNELYGKFICEPLERGFGTTIGNSLRRVLLSSMQGAAVVAVKIEGVQHEFTTIEGVMEDVTEVVLNIKQIRFAMTTDEPQFLSLSVNKQGVVTAADIQENQNVKVLNPEQTIATLSEKMVLDMTFEIRMGKGYVPADMHEGLATEIGHIQTDSTFSPIRKVAYSVEQARVGQMTNFDKLVLEVFTDGSVTPEDAVAYSAKILKEQLSVFINFDEMGSEQEESKESDLDLNPNLFKSIDELELSVRATNCLKAANIRIVGELVQRTEQAMLKTKNFGRKSLDEIRRVLDSMELKFGMPLEDFDKKHQEWLKRKEKNEA
- the rpsD gene encoding 30S ribosomal protein S4 yields the protein MARYTKAKCRLCRREGEKLFIKGDRCFTDKCSYERRPYAPGIAGRMRKKMSDYAIQLREKQKVRRMYGILEGQFRGYFKRADSMKGVTGANLLIILESRLDNTIYRLGFANSRNQARQLVRHGIFKKNGRRVNIPSMQVSPGDVIEVRDEARKIPVILEAQEVIARRGCPEWLESDGAAFKGEVKAMPTREDIQFPINEQLIVELYSK
- the rpsK gene encoding 30S ribosomal protein S11; this encodes MARPRRSGKKKEKKNVPVGLAHVKATFNNTIITFTDLKGNVISWATSGASGFKGSRKSTPFAAQVAAETAARKAQDQGMRTVGIFVKGPGSGREAAMRAIGNIGMKVNFIRDITPIPHNGCRPPKRRRV
- the rpsM gene encoding 30S ribosomal protein S13 — encoded protein: MARIAGVDLPKNKRLDIALTYIFGVGRTTALKILDTVGIDWTLKTDDLSGEQVNTIRKELEDNYKVEGDLRRNQVADIKRLMDIGSYRGLRHRRGLPVRGQSSKTNARTRKGPRRSVMSRKKK
- the rpmJ gene encoding 50S ribosomal protein L36 yields the protein MKVRPSVKKICPKCKVIRRKGVLRVICENPRHKQRQG
- the map gene encoding type I methionyl aminopeptidase, with translation MKKYRGIYLKNEKEIGLMREANRLVSTVLDMLGDAIKPGITTMSLEDIAGKACEDFGVVPAFKGYHGFPFVLCCSVNEEVVHGFPSNERILNEGDIVSIDMGVVYKGFFGDSARTYPVGTISATAQKLLDVTRESLMKGISMAHPGNNLYDVSRAVQEHSEENGFGVVRRFVGHGIGRNLHEKPEVPNFVPTGMPGVNLRTGMVIAIEPMVTEGSYEIEVLSDKWTAVTKDRKLSAHFEHTIAITSDGPIILSQS
- the secY gene encoding preprotein translocase subunit SecY, yielding MATAGVDNLSRLPELKKKILWTFALLAVYRIGIHIPVPGVDSAALADFFESVSNTLFGMFDMFSGGGLSNMSIFALGIMPYISASIIIQLLNVVSPDLKRLSQEGAQGRKKITQYTRYATVLITIVQGFGIAMGLESMVSPTGTPVVLAAGWSFRLITIITLTAGTVFLMWLGEQMTEKGIGNGISMIIFAGIVAGLPSAIYNTVRLMQAGEITLFLLIFILAFMVAILAFIVFMERGQRRIPIHYAKRMMGRKMMGGQTTHLPLRINTAGVIPPIFASSILLFPSTLASFSNNEWLSKMSAYFTPDSVIYNIVFISLIIFFCYFYTAIIFDPKGISENIQKQGGFIPGIRPGVKTREHIDRVLARITLWGSIYVAAICVLPMLLISQFNVPFYFGGTALLIVVGVAMDFMGKIESYLISRQYDGLMGKGSKVKGR
- the rplO gene encoding 50S ribosomal protein L15, yielding MRLHELYPFPEERKNRKRIGRGGGSGTGGTSGKGHKGQNARSGGGVPAWFEGGQMPLARRLPKRGFKNPFREEYVALNLGQLLGAFEGKTEISLQDIYERGLCKKNGLVKILGMGEVTAAITIEAHRFSASASEKITKAGGTAKALEG
- the rpmD gene encoding 50S ribosomal protein L30, with translation MLKVKLIRSKIGCNPKQRKTLIAMGLRKIRQERSFEDNLVIRGMINKVSHLVEVTES
- the rpsE gene encoding 30S ribosomal protein S5 codes for the protein MEQNDLGLIEKIVYLNRVAKVVKGGRRFSFSALVVVGDGKGQVGFGLGKANEVPEAIRKASERARKDMITVPLLDGTLPYEVLGRYGAGRVMLKPASKGTGIIAGGPVRAVLEVVGVHDILTKAIGTNNPHNVLRATIAGLASLRSAEEVSVLRGKKVVTPRK
- the rplR gene encoding 50S ribosomal protein L18, whose protein sequence is MKMTKEQTRRRKKIRIRKKISGTASRPRLVVFRSNKHIYAQLVDDLVGKTMTASSSCALSKGDEAVKLTRKTAEAVGMDIAAKAKELNIDKVVFDRGGYIYHGRVKALADGAREGGLKF
- the rplF gene encoding 50S ribosomal protein L6, producing the protein MSRIGKKPIDIPSGVEVTVGTDSVSVKGPKGSISTPIHSMISYKVADGVVEVMRSGETRQECAQHGLHRTLLFNCIEGVANGFSKTLEVIGVGYKVSVQGKNIILNVGFSHPVQFPLPAGIEAKAEGSKLTVSGVDKQLVGEVAAQVRRVRPPEPYKGKGIKYIDEQIRRKAGKSGK
- the rpsH gene encoding 30S ribosomal protein S8, translated to MPVVDPIADMLTRIRNAHGAYHKSVFIPGSKIKTAIAGILKDEGYIVDFTTEEKDITVNLKYVDGKSLISGMKKISTPGRRVFVGVEDIPSVLNGLGICILSTSKGVVDGVKAKDLNVGGELLCEIW
- a CDS encoding type Z 30S ribosomal protein S14; translation: MARTALKVKARRKPKFKVRGYNRCPICGRPRAFLRKYGVCRICFREKALAGELPGVRKASW